The following coding sequences lie in one Methylotuvimicrobium alcaliphilum 20Z genomic window:
- the aroE gene encoding shikimate dehydrogenase, with amino-acid sequence MTQIDQYAVFGSPIKHSKSPTIHRIFAEQTGQELIYTAQEVTADRFESAVTEFFRLGGQGLNCTVPLKELAWRFADRKTERAESAKAVNTLTLQADGSILGDNTDGIGLVTDLIVNHEVTLNGKKLLILGAGGASRGILSPLFEQQPAWVLVANRTASKAVNLADEFADRGDINGCGFDELAGLSFDVILNATSASLSNDLPPLPEGLLAPNGVCYDLAYGNEPTAFVRWSISHGAASSLDGLGMLVEQAAEAFLIWRGIRPDTAPVIKLLNAER; translated from the coding sequence ATGACACAAATCGATCAATATGCCGTTTTCGGTAGTCCCATAAAGCACAGTAAATCACCAACTATTCATCGAATTTTCGCAGAGCAAACCGGTCAAGAATTGATTTATACAGCCCAAGAAGTAACGGCCGATCGTTTCGAATCGGCCGTTACGGAGTTCTTCCGCTTGGGCGGTCAGGGGCTTAATTGTACCGTGCCGCTAAAGGAACTGGCATGGCGATTCGCCGATCGAAAAACCGAACGTGCGGAGTCGGCAAAAGCGGTCAATACGCTGACGCTTCAGGCGGATGGTTCGATATTAGGCGATAACACGGACGGTATAGGTTTGGTGACCGATTTAATCGTCAATCATGAGGTTACTCTAAACGGAAAGAAGCTATTGATTCTTGGTGCCGGCGGTGCATCGCGCGGGATTCTTTCGCCGCTATTCGAGCAACAGCCGGCATGGGTCTTGGTTGCCAATCGGACGGCTTCTAAGGCCGTTAACTTGGCCGATGAATTTGCCGATCGGGGCGATATTAACGGTTGCGGTTTTGACGAACTGGCAGGTTTATCATTCGATGTGATCCTCAATGCGACCTCTGCCAGTTTATCCAACGATCTTCCGCCGTTGCCGGAAGGTCTTTTGGCTCCGAATGGCGTTTGTTACGATCTCGCTTACGGTAACGAACCGACTGCTTTTGTTCGATGGAGCATCAGTCACGGCGCCGCTAGCAGTTTAGACGGTCTGGGCATGTTGGTCGAACAGGCGGCTGAAGCGTTTTTAATTTGGCGAGGCATCAGGCCGGATACTGCGCCGGTTATTAAGTTATTGAATGCGGAAAGATGA
- a CDS encoding replication-associated recombination protein A translates to MRPMRLDDYIGQQHIIKPGKPLYEAVASGRLHSMIFWGPPGTGKTTLARIISVHSDAHFISISAVLAGVKDIRDAVAEAKKIRESENRRTILFVDEVHRFNKSQQDAFLPHVEDGTVYFIGATTENPSFALNNALLSRARVYVLNALQAVDLAAVLEKALTDRERGLGEQTVEMADDIKRQFVDAADGDARRLLNLLEIAAELASAHGSGKIDEIVTGEVLSGGVRRFDKQGEEFYNQISALHKSVRGSSPDASLYWLCRMIDGGCDLAYLARRIVRIASEDIGNADPRALPVAISAWEAQERLGSPEGELALAHAVVYLACAPKSNAVYMAYNAAMRDARNSGSLGVPVHLRNAPTALMKSLDYGKEYRYAHDEPDAYAAGENYFPDEMIGTRYYEPVNRGLEIKIAEKLKHLRNLDKMSVSGRNQSASRG, encoded by the coding sequence ATGCGTCCAATGCGGCTGGACGACTATATCGGTCAGCAGCATATTATCAAGCCCGGTAAACCGCTCTATGAAGCGGTTGCATCGGGCCGCTTGCATTCGATGATTTTCTGGGGGCCGCCCGGTACCGGAAAGACCACGCTGGCACGAATAATATCGGTACATTCCGATGCGCATTTCATCTCGATATCGGCGGTGTTGGCCGGCGTCAAGGATATCCGTGACGCCGTTGCCGAAGCAAAAAAAATTCGTGAAAGCGAAAATCGCCGCACGATCTTGTTTGTCGACGAAGTCCATCGTTTCAACAAATCTCAGCAAGATGCTTTCTTGCCGCATGTCGAAGACGGCACGGTATATTTTATCGGCGCGACCACCGAAAACCCGTCTTTCGCATTGAATAATGCGTTATTATCGCGCGCACGCGTTTATGTTTTGAATGCCTTGCAAGCAGTTGACTTGGCGGCGGTTTTGGAAAAGGCGTTGACCGATCGGGAGCGCGGCTTAGGAGAGCAAACCGTCGAAATGGCCGACGATATCAAGCGACAGTTTGTCGATGCCGCCGACGGAGATGCGCGTAGATTGTTGAATTTATTAGAAATCGCGGCCGAGTTGGCGTCGGCGCACGGAAGCGGAAAAATCGACGAGATTGTTACCGGCGAAGTGCTGAGCGGCGGCGTGCGTCGTTTCGATAAGCAAGGTGAAGAATTTTATAATCAGATTTCGGCCTTGCACAAATCGGTGAGAGGCAGTTCCCCCGATGCTTCGTTGTATTGGTTGTGCCGCATGATCGACGGCGGTTGCGACCTGGCTTATTTGGCTCGGCGCATCGTGAGGATTGCATCCGAAGATATCGGCAATGCCGACCCGAGAGCCTTGCCGGTTGCGATTAGTGCTTGGGAGGCGCAAGAAAGGCTCGGTAGTCCCGAAGGCGAATTGGCGTTGGCACATGCAGTGGTCTATTTGGCCTGCGCGCCGAAAAGCAATGCCGTTTATATGGCATACAATGCAGCGATGCGCGATGCTCGAAATAGCGGAAGTCTCGGCGTGCCGGTGCATTTACGTAATGCGCCGACGGCATTGATGAAGTCGTTAGATTACGGAAAAGAGTACCGCTATGCGCATGATGAGCCCGATGCTTATGCCGCCGGCGAAAATTATTTTCCGGACGAAATGATCGGAACCCGTTATTACGAGCCGGTTAATCGAGGACTTGAAATTAAAATCGCAGAAAAATTAAAACATTTACGAAATTTAGATAAAATGTCCGTTTCAGGAAGGAATCAATCGGCTAGTCGCGGATGA
- the lolA gene encoding outer membrane lipoprotein chaperone LolA produces MERIKYGIMSLLMAVAVMQGAHADDKPIEQLRDFLKTAHSLTADFRQVAIDESGRARKASEGVFYLRRPGKFRWNYLKPFTQEIISNAGKVWFYDEDLEQVTIKKMDQSLGSTPALLLSGDIDLEDNFILEGQGSDEDMTWIKLLPKNEDSGFKYILIGLDKGKLGGMELSDNFGQLTRIYFSNLKINTPIDDGVFDFIPPAGADVFEE; encoded by the coding sequence ATGGAAAGAATCAAGTATGGAATCATGTCGTTGCTGATGGCTGTTGCCGTGATGCAAGGTGCTCATGCCGACGATAAGCCAATTGAACAATTACGGGATTTTTTAAAAACAGCGCATTCGTTGACCGCGGATTTCAGACAGGTCGCGATCGATGAAAGCGGACGCGCGCGGAAAGCCAGTGAAGGCGTGTTTTATTTGCGCAGGCCCGGTAAGTTTCGTTGGAATTATCTGAAACCTTTCACGCAAGAGATCATTTCCAATGCCGGTAAGGTTTGGTTTTACGATGAAGACTTGGAACAAGTGACGATCAAGAAGATGGATCAATCGCTGGGTTCTACGCCCGCTTTATTGTTGAGCGGTGATATCGATTTAGAGGATAACTTTATTTTAGAAGGGCAAGGTTCCGACGAGGACATGACCTGGATAAAATTACTGCCTAAAAACGAGGACAGCGGTTTCAAATATATTCTGATCGGACTGGATAAGGGCAAGCTTGGCGGCATGGAACTCAGTGACAATTTCGGGCAATTAACGCGCATTTATTTTTCGAATCTTAAAATCAATACACCGATCGATGACGGCGTATTCGATTTTATTCCGCCCGCCGGAGCCGACGTCTTTGAGGAATAA
- the hemB gene encoding porphobilinogen synthase, with product MTHNTTNFPLIRMRRMRYQSFSRRLMSENRLSVDDLIYPMFVTEGKNNREAVLSMPGIERLSLDLLLREAGEISSLGIPAVALFPVISPDKKSDDASEAFNPNGLVQRTVKALKTACPELGVITDIALDPFTSHGQDGLIDNNGYVINDETVEVLIKQALSHAEAGADIVAPSDMMDGRIGAIRQVLEQQGFRNTRILAYSAKYASAFYGPFRDAVGSGANLGKGNKYSYQMDPANTDEALREIELDLQEGADMIMVKPGMPYLDIVRRAKDRFGVPTFAYQVSGEYAMLKAASLNGWLDERQVVLESLLSFKRAGCDAVLTYFAKQVASWLQEEFSKA from the coding sequence ATGACGCATAATACCACCAATTTCCCCTTAATACGCATGAGAAGAATGCGTTATCAATCTTTTTCACGTCGCTTGATGAGCGAAAACCGTTTATCCGTCGATGACTTGATCTATCCAATGTTTGTTACGGAAGGTAAGAATAACCGCGAAGCGGTACTTTCGATGCCCGGAATAGAGCGGCTTTCGTTGGATTTATTATTGAGGGAAGCCGGAGAAATATCGAGTCTCGGCATTCCGGCAGTCGCTTTATTTCCGGTTATATCGCCCGATAAAAAATCCGACGATGCGTCCGAGGCTTTTAATCCGAACGGATTGGTTCAGCGAACTGTCAAAGCACTCAAGACGGCCTGTCCGGAGCTTGGCGTGATTACCGATATCGCACTGGATCCGTTTACTTCTCACGGCCAGGACGGGTTGATCGATAATAACGGTTATGTGATCAACGACGAAACGGTCGAGGTTTTGATCAAGCAAGCTTTGTCGCATGCCGAAGCGGGAGCCGATATCGTTGCGCCTTCGGATATGATGGACGGCCGGATCGGAGCGATTAGGCAAGTTCTGGAACAGCAGGGTTTTCGAAATACGCGTATTTTGGCTTATTCGGCCAAATATGCCTCGGCATTCTATGGCCCCTTCAGAGATGCCGTGGGCTCGGGCGCCAACCTCGGCAAAGGCAATAAATACAGTTATCAAATGGACCCGGCCAATACCGATGAGGCGTTGCGCGAAATCGAGTTGGACTTGCAGGAAGGGGCCGACATGATTATGGTCAAGCCCGGAATGCCTTATCTGGATATTGTACGCCGCGCGAAAGACCGCTTTGGCGTGCCGACTTTCGCCTATCAGGTCAGCGGCGAATATGCGATGCTGAAGGCTGCGTCATTAAATGGCTGGTTAGATGAGCGTCAAGTCGTGCTCGAATCGTTATTGAGCTTCAAGCGTGCCGGTTGCGATGCCGTGTTGACTTATTTTGCCAAGCAAGTCGCTTCATGGTTACAAGAAGAATTCAGTAAGGCCTAA
- a CDS encoding MlaC/ttg2D family ABC transporter substrate-binding protein: MKTTQYQRIFLLAILSFFISISALNKAIAAELLLPQQAIAEASDKLKEKMQNPEFIKDFAQITDFVESAIYPHVDFNRISALVLGKYWRDATPEERAQFNNEFRNLLVRTYSRAFVEFKDWSVRFLPLKMESDATKVVVKTEILQPGIQPIAVDYRMVLIKGKWKAYDILIEGVSLVTNYRTTFNNEIRNSGSLSAVIETLKTRNAEALSKNSLHNS; this comes from the coding sequence ATGAAAACGACACAATACCAACGCATTTTTCTGTTGGCAATATTGAGCTTTTTTATAAGCATTAGCGCATTGAACAAAGCCATTGCCGCCGAATTATTATTGCCCCAACAAGCGATTGCCGAAGCTTCCGACAAACTAAAGGAAAAAATGCAAAATCCCGAATTTATAAAGGATTTTGCACAAATAACGGATTTTGTTGAATCGGCGATTTATCCCCATGTCGATTTTAATCGAATTTCGGCACTGGTACTCGGAAAATACTGGCGGGACGCCACTCCGGAAGAAAGAGCGCAATTCAATAATGAATTCCGAAACCTGTTGGTCAGAACTTATTCTCGCGCGTTTGTCGAATTCAAGGACTGGTCGGTGCGCTTCCTGCCGTTAAAAATGGAATCGGATGCGACTAAGGTCGTCGTTAAAACGGAAATATTGCAACCAGGCATTCAGCCCATCGCTGTAGACTACAGAATGGTATTGATCAAAGGAAAATGGAAAGCTTACGACATCCTGATCGAAGGCGTCAGCTTAGTCACTAACTACCGCACGACATTCAATAATGAAATCAGAAATAGCGGCTCGTTGTCCGCGGTTATCGAAACATTGAAAACAAGAAATGCCGAAGCTTTGTCCAAAAACTCGCTTCATAATTCATAA